In Wolbachia endosymbiont of Cimex lectularius, the following are encoded in one genomic region:
- a CDS encoding alanine/glycine:cation symporter family protein, whose protein sequence is MDIVKFVLLLPTILLILIAGVYLSVKLKWLQIFRLPYALSLIGAKRGENKFSSIAALFTILGGNLGVGNISGTAVALKTGGPGSILWMAIIVVITSAIKYVTCYLSIKNRKKKNGRFIGGPMAYMADAFNSRKATIAFLVIMMIVSITVGNLVQVNSLSIPLDMIDVPVVTGGIIMAIIFFVVAALSLKKIKIFISAMIPIMTVSYLTLCGIILFKFSENILPSLKLITSGFFTADSFNFGLSLGLIVEMLTIIQVGTLRGIFATDIGLGLEGIVHSSIVPKKNDNKFIIEQSLITIISPFIVVFVVFITTMVLLVTDSWVTDLESTNMCIFAFRKAMNWPYIDYLIMAIMFCFAFTTIFTWFFCSKQTIRYMSMNDKYTKIWIVIFTAIIPLGAISKVQLLWDVADISIAALLFINILAILKLTYQDPEVFTMSGRYLKLDISAKSPSDTKSQW, encoded by the coding sequence ATGGATATAGTAAAGTTTGTTTTATTACTACCGACAATATTACTTATACTAATCGCCGGTGTTTATCTATCAGTTAAACTAAAATGGCTACAGATATTTAGATTGCCGTACGCTCTTTCACTTATCGGAGCCAAGAGAGGGGAAAATAAATTTTCTTCTATAGCCGCACTATTTACAATCTTAGGGGGAAATTTAGGAGTAGGGAATATTTCAGGAACTGCTGTTGCTCTAAAAACTGGAGGACCGGGCTCTATTTTGTGGATGGCAATAATTGTTGTTATCACTTCTGCAATAAAATATGTCACTTGTTATCTGAGTATAAAAAACAGAAAGAAAAAGAATGGACGGTTTATAGGTGGCCCTATGGCCTACATGGCTGATGCATTTAACTCTAGAAAAGCCACAATTGCGTTTCTAGTCATTATGATGATAGTCTCGATAACCGTTGGTAACCTTGTTCAGGTAAACTCTCTATCAATACCACTTGACATGATAGACGTGCCTGTAGTTACTGGTGGGATTATAATGGCCATAATATTTTTTGTTGTTGCAGCTCTCAGCTTAAAAAAAATTAAAATTTTCATATCAGCTATGATACCGATAATGACGGTGAGTTACCTAACGCTTTGTGGTATTATATTATTTAAGTTTAGTGAGAATATTCTTCCTTCTCTAAAACTAATAACAAGCGGCTTTTTTACAGCTGACAGCTTTAACTTTGGTTTATCTCTAGGTTTAATTGTGGAGATGTTGACTATCATTCAAGTAGGAACTCTGCGAGGTATTTTTGCAACAGATATAGGGCTTGGCCTTGAAGGCATCGTGCACTCTTCAATTGTTCCTAAGAAAAACGACAATAAATTTATCATTGAACAGAGCCTAATCACAATAATATCACCTTTCATAGTTGTATTCGTAGTATTTATTACAACGATGGTACTACTTGTCACAGATTCTTGGGTCACTGATTTAGAGAGCACTAACATGTGCATCTTTGCTTTTAGAAAAGCTATGAATTGGCCTTATATTGACTACTTAATCATGGCTATAATGTTTTGTTTTGCCTTTACTACTATTTTTACTTGGTTTTTTTGCTCAAAACAGACAATACGCTATATGTCTATGAATGACAAATACACTAAAATCTGGATTGTAATTTTTACCGCAATCATTCCGCTTGGCGCGATAAGTAAAGTCCAGTTACTATGGGATGTCGCTGATATTTCGATTGCCGCTTTGCTGTTTATTAACATACTTGCTATACTCAAGCTAACTTATCAAGATCCGGAAG